One Solanum lycopersicum chromosome 4, SLM_r2.1 DNA window includes the following coding sequences:
- the LOC101251881 gene encoding uncharacterized protein produces MGKKKFIDKKKSATFQLFACDSSDPAYESGSSGADRVFVRVDNNTSYSVDAFHSYDQFNPDDPNSIYADAPEDEEAYNGWAAGHSGTGNQAVMLPDNVRKEILELGFPDDGYNYLHHLREIKNTGGGSAYYENPKAKLTELPRDVKAYDASRVAVAKVDDDSNEKYVYNVAAKTVGVRVQKAVDPEVAALLDDSDLSRFGSDDEDLELEEDFVITANLPDGADNVELDKNLRLLERSDVDKVGSNDTAGHVQRNEAKFATIEEKPRARRPLDEQFDMLELEEYGSDTEEEYDGDMIEENECHESLAEKLNHAFKERAIDGLELNNYGPDDAELLEPEADVINRCREYAEKYENEGPAEETAIFDESSSDSEVWDCETIVSTYSNLDNHPGKIVAPEARRKKLLPAISEASPIISLKGKANLPVDYLPSKGKHALLKEDKKKQGSEKEGKDNPMKEQLKRKQHGQESKEEKKERKAAVKEERREARRMKKETKELYKCEAQRAQKVAAFTGPSAIHLM; encoded by the exons ATGGGGAAGAAGAAGTTCATTGACAAGAAGAAATCAGCTACTTTTCAGTTATTCGCCTGTGATTCATCGGATCCGGCATACGAATCCGGCTCCTCCGGCGCCGACAGAGTGTTCGTCAGAGTTGACAACAATACATCCTACTCAGTCGACGCCTTTCACTCCTACGATCAATTTAACCCAGATGACCCGAATTCGATTTACGCTGATGCTCCAGAAGATGAAGAGGCGTACAATGGATGGGCAGCCGGGCATTCGGGTACCGGAAATCAAGCTGTGATGTTACCTGATAATGTAAGAAAGGAGATATTGGAGCTAGGGTTTCCTGATGATGGGTATAATTACTTGCATCACTTGAGGGAGATTAAGAACACTGGTGGAGGCTCTGCTTATTATGAGAATCCCAAGGCTAAACTTACTGAGCTTCCTCGTGATGTGAAG GCATATGATGCTTCAAGAGTCGCGGTTGCAAAAGTGGATGATGATTCCAATGAGAAGTATGTATACAATGTGGCAGCCAAGACGGTAGGGGTAAGAGTTCAGAAGGCAGTGGATCCTGAAGTTGCTGCTTTGCTAGATGACAGTGATTTGTCACGTTTTGGGTCTGATGATGAGGATTTAGAGTTGGAAGAAGATTTTGTTATCACGGCAAACCTACCCGATGGGGCAGATAATGTGGAACTTGACaagaatttaaggttactagaGAGATCAGATGTTGACAAAGTAGGAAGCAATGATACTGCTGGACATGTGCAGAGAAATGAGGCCAAATTTGCGACTATTGAAGAGAAGCCAAGAGCACGCCGCCCTCTGGATGAACAGTTTGATATG CTTGAACTTGAAGAGTATGGATCTGATACCGAAGAAGAATATGATGGTGATATGATTGAGGAAAATGAATGTCACGAATCCCTTGCAGAAAAGCTTAATCATGCATTTAAGGAGCGTGCCATTGATGGCTTGGAACTCAATAATTATGGACCAGATGATGCGGAATTGCTTGAACCTGAAGCTGATGTCATAAACCGGTGCAGAGAATATGCAGAGAAGTATGAAAATGAAGGTCCAGCGGAAGAAACAGCTATTTTTGATGAAAGCAGCAGTGACTCAGAAGTATGGGATTGTGAAACTATAGTGTCAACGTATTCAAATCTTGATAACCACCCTGGAAAAATTGTAGCTCCTGAAGCAAGGAGAAAAAAGTTGCTCCCTGCTATTTCTGAAGCTTCACCTATAATATCCCTTAAAGGAAAAGCAAATCTTCCTGTAGACTATTTGCCTAGCAAGGGAAAGCATGCCTTGCTAAAGGAGGATAAGAAAAAGCAAGGTTCAGAAAAGGAGGGAAAGGACAACCCAATGAAGGAGCAGCTCAAAAGAAAGCAACATGGCCAGGAGTCAAaggaggaaaagaaagaaagaaag GCTGCTGTGAAGGAAGAACGACGTGAGGCGCGCCGTATGAAAAAAGAAACGAAGGAGCTATATAAGTGTGAAGCACAGCGTGCCCAGAAGGTTGCTGCTTTTACCGGACCATCTGCCATACATCTCAT GTGA